tcacttcacAGTGCTCCTTTCTCTGAACTTGGTAACCGACTTAACCAGGAAATCACAATGGCACCACCTAGTGGTCAATGTAGGGagtagagtgaagtaagccagacctTATTAATTGTGCAGAAGTAACAGCCCAtagtgatgctgggaggggttggaggcaggaggagaaggggacgagagaggatgagatggctggatggcatcaccgactctatgggcatgagtttgagtaaactccgggagctggtgacggacagggaggcctggcgtgctgcgattcatggggtcgcaaagagtcggacgcgaccgagcgactgaacggaacagtccatagggtggcagagtcagacacgactgaagcaacttagtgcacacacacccccacacactgGAATTACACACTATCGCTAGCCAAGCCAGGCTGTTTATCATCCTCCAGTACCCAATACTCTGCTTCCCAGATGAATTTGAAGCTAGAATTGCACAAACTATTAAATAGCCTCAACCCCAATCTTAAACACTTCTAGTTACAAGAGACCAAGTGTTTCTGGAAAATGACTCGCCGGCCTTTTttgcaggaagaagaaaactttcCTTCTTTAATGCTCTAACTTATGAGAGAACAGATGGagataaaggagaaggaaagtACACTGGCTGGTCCTGTGAAACTGACCGGTTGGGTACATGTGACCCAGAGAGGATCCCAAGAGACTGATATGATTCTACCATCCCACCTAAAAGTAACAACAGCGTTTCCATCCACACAGGATCACCTTCAAAGGAGTTCATGATTCACCCACACGACTTTGTCTCTCTTGCTACCTCCCACCAAGGCAGAGGTTGGGGCAACAAGGAGGTGACAGGTCCATGTCCTAACAGCCTTTGTCAGAGTCCACTCTCAGTGGACCTGAACTCCTGGAAGCTGGGTTCAGTGCTTGGAGGCAGAGCCACTGGCTGGTTTAGCAACTTGTTCACGACACTGATTTTAGCATCCTGCTTCTCAATGTCCTCATACGGAGTCCAGGACAGGTCGTGCTGGAGCTTGTAGGCACCAAGGAAGTCATGTGGACGACTCATCCCCCATTCCTAGAGAAGGCAAAGGAGTCAGTTCTGATCAGCGTAGGAGGTAAAGAAGCTGAGTCCATTTCCTAATTATaccacaattttcttttttggcttttcACTTCAGACCAATCAGAATCATCTTTGGAAAGCAATGCATTACACATCAGGTACCTCCCTGAACAGAGATAATGATTAAGTGCATATATTTTTCAGAGTCATCTCTGGGCTCATGCCACCTCTAGTTTTCTAGAAAATCACTTACCAACCCCTATGCCTACGTTTTCTCACacataacacatacacacacatacacactacaccAAGAATTTCTTAAAGACGAGAGTAGGTTTTTGTAGCAACAATTAAATGTTCTTACCtctggagaaataatggaaaaatactgCTGACCACTCTCCCGTTTATAAAGGTAGTAAATGTTGCCAGGTTTTTTCACTATATTACAAGCTACATGGTGCAAGTCAGCATCTCTGCGAGCATCCTCCAACACCTAAAATCCACAGAGATGTAACCAATTAGGTATAAGAGGTAGCAGCACTCATACTCAATGATCACCCCACACAAAAGCTGGAACCTGTTCAACGCTTAGGGTCTTGCTCCCTCACATCAATGAATCATGACTGAGATCCAGATGACACTGAAGAGAAAAATTAGACTACATTATGCTACTATGTTATAAAAATGCCTTTGGAAAACTTACTTAACCTCTTAGGCTTATTCTATTTTGCTCAACACTTCTATATTTCTAGGAGGCACCGGAACAAGTAAGTTACAGTGATTATAAGCAAGTTCAGTCAATCCTGTGaactaaatgaagaaaatgaaagcttaCCGAAAAGCTACTACTTACCTTCCTGGCTTGTTCTTGCAAATGTTCGATTTGCTCAGCTATGACTGTCAGCTTGTTGGTGGCATTTGCTCTGATGAATTCATTAGCCTAAGGGTGAGAAAAAACTGAACTGTGAGTCAGAAAAGAGTAAGACTTTACAATGCTCTTATTTAGATCCCAATGTGAAATTATGTCAACACGTTGGCTTTTGCCTATCATACCCTTCCCATTTTCACCATTCCCCCATGAAAACCCACTCATCCCAAGGCCTAGCTCAGAAGGCATTGCCTAGGAGAAGTCAATGCTGACACGACTCCATACCATAGAAATAAGTGCTCTTTTTCTATCTCCCAAAGCATCTGTCTTGTTCACTATAGATTCTGGTCACACTCAAAATTTTCAGTCTTCCAATATGCCCCAATCGCTTTTGCTTCCAAGTAATTTTGCATATGCTCTCTCTTCCATCTATTTCCCCTCTTGCTCTTTTGACTGACTAACCCCACTTATTCCTCagttctccatctattttctcACACTTAAACATTTCTGAAATCAGGGATGGGTCTTACAATGAAAATCCAAAGACACTTGTGGTATGTCTCTTATGACCTGTGATATAGAAACCTGACTATATATAGAAggtatctgttttttttaaaattaattaatttactttaattggaggtgaaatactttacaatattgtagtggtttttgccgtacattgacatgaatcagccatgggtgtacatatgttccccatcctgaacccccctcccacctccctccccatcccatccctcagggtcatccgagtgcaccagccctgagcaccttgtctcatgcatcgaacctggactggcgatctgtttcacatatgataatacacatgtttcaatgctattagAAGGTATGTGTTAAACTGACCATTATTCAGTTGAATTATTTACATCACACTTaattatatttaacttatatttgcATTCCTGTtacttaaaatgtgtttttaaaagactgtaagctcagtgggtaaagaatctgcctgaaaggcaggagacccggattcaatccctgggtcagaaagataccctggagaaggcaatggcaacccactacagtattcttgcctggagaatcccatggacacaggagcctggcaggctacagtccatggggtcacaagggtcggacacaacttagcaactaaaccaccaccactatgaTGTAGACCTGGAACAACTGTAATATACACAGAAGATTGTCATGTGCTAGGAAATTCAACTGAAGGCACtggaaatcactttaaaaaaaataactttcaaagcTAGGAGACACATATGTAACCAACTAATGTACTGGGAAGGATTATCATTCACACATCAGAAATCTGTCAAAAAACTTCCAGATTTCTTTTCACAAAAAGctgattaacttttttttttggctctgtccaaccagagattgaatcaaGGCCCcagcaatgaaagcacagagtcctaaccactggaccaccagagagtctcaaaaaaaaaaaaacgaaactGATTAACTTTCAGTGGTATACAATTgttaaggaaaagaaagtaagagGTTACACTTGAACTAAGAAACATTAAGAGAATTTGCTGGTTAGTTGAGGAAGCTTATGATAAAGGTCAGGGATAAGTCATGTTATGAGTGAGGAGAAAACAACTGAGTAGGCTGAGTCAAGCCTTTATGTGTTTCACAGATACATACTTAGCAACTACCACAGGTCAGATGCCACGCTGGGCACTGCACTGGACACATTGGCAAACATGAGAAAGAGGTCACTGCCTTCATTAGGATTACAGTCTAATGCGACTATTCTTGAGGATAGAAACAAGTCACATATGAAATTGTATGCTTTCTAGTAACTGtgttaaaagtaataataaataagtaaaattaattgTAATAATATAGTGAattacctggcagtccagtggttaggacttggcactttcactgtggtggcctgcgttcagtccctggttggggaactaagattccataagccacatggcacagccaaaaaaaccaaaaaaccaaaaactactAATATAGTTTGTTTAACCCAACATATcaaaaagctgagcgctgaagaattgatgcttttgaactgtggtgttggagaagactcttgagagtctcttggactgcaaggagatcaaaccagtcaatcctaaaggaaatcagtcctgaatattcattgaaaggactgacgctgaagctgaaactccaatactttggccacctgatgcgaagaattgactcattggaacaaagaccctgacgctgggaaagattgaaggcaggaggagaaggggacgacagaggatgagatggttggatggcatcaccgactcgatggacatgagtttgagtaaactccgtgagctggtgatgaacagggaagcctggcgtgctgcagtccatggggtcgcaaagagtctgacgcaactcagtgactgaactgaactgattagaaaatttatcatttcaacatgtaatcaaataaaaattgttaagagacattttacatttcatattaagtgtatattttatattcacaACACCTATCAATTTGGATGCTAtattttcattggaaaaactTAATCTGTATTGAgactttataaaatttatagttgggggacttccctggtggtccagtggctaaggctccatgctcccaatgcagggggcccggggttcgatccctggtcagggaagtagatcccacatgctgcaactaagacccaacacagtcaaagaaataaataaaaacaaatattattttttttaaaaaaatttgtagtTGGAAGAGTCAATTCACATACTCAAATTGTTCCAAATATACTTAAAAGTTTCCAGCCATTAACTCAATTAccaggttttaaaatttaaattaagatcACACTGAAATAATAGTTTCTCAATTGCACTAATAGGTAAGAAAGTCTTACTGAGGTTGTGACATTTGACTTGGGTCTGAAGGAAAGGGCCAGCCATGCAAAAAACCAGAGAAGCAGCTTCCAGGCATTTCTGAGGCCAGTACAGCTTATGAGTACTTAGTGACAGGAGATGTAAAAAGAGTGCAGGCATCAGATCATGTAAGACTTTATGACCCCTGATACAAGAACTTGCATTTTGTTCCAGGGACAGTAAGGTACCTTATGGCCAAGCAGAGAGGTGGTTCCTGAGCTAGGATAGTTCTGGTTAGGAGTGGCcttgaaataaatcttttttcttaaGGTGGCAACAAATCTGTTCTTTGTACACAAAAGAAcctaattaaaacagaaataagagaaagactACCTCTAACGACTAAGCACAAACTCTGGCCCTAATCACTCTGAGGCCCTTtgcatattatctcatttaattctcataataccTTATGAACTTGGAGATGATAACTTCACTTTCTCATTTTAGGATTAGACTCAGACAGGTGAAGTAGCCTGTCCAAGGTttcaaggcttccctgatggctcagtggtagagaatccgcacgccaatgcaggagatggaggagaggctccctgggttgggaagatgccctggagaaggaaatggccacacaTGACAgtattcttgtattcttgccaggataatctcatggacagaggaggctggcgggctacagtccaaagggtcacagtcGGTCAcaactaagtacacacacacatccacaaatCTCAAAACAGATCAGTCTGATTCTAAATTTCATGCCTTAGGGCTCTTGTGCTTTCCAACACACACGAATACCTAAATGGCATGTAAGAAGTCAGTCCTGCTACAAAGTAGATTTCAGTTCACAAACTGAAATGCGCTTGATTCTGTTTATCTTCAGAGtgctttttcttcagtttttcaaaGACTAATGTTGGAAAAATGGAGGCAGCACAATAATTCACACTCTGTATTTCACTAGATTACAGACTGAAAGACAAAAACcgtcttccttctttcttttccatgtcATTGTAATAAACATGCCACTCAATAACCTACCGAAAATGTTTGCCTAAGGTGTGACTCTGGGAGCTTCCCTGCCAATAAATGATTTGATTCAACAGACAtataaagtcaaagtgaaagtcactcagtcatgtccaactctttgcgaccgcatggactatacagtccatggaattctccaggctggaatactgcagtgggtagcctttcccttctccaggggatcttcccaacccaggaatcgaaccggagtctcctgcattgcaggcagattctttaccaactgagttatcaagGAAGCCCACATAATGTTTTCCTAATCCATAAAAGACATATTTTGCTTTTCACCTCTCTAGGAAAGAGAAAGCACACAATATATCAAAGGAGATTTCCTAAGCATTTGAAACAAAACTGAGGTACCGAGTCATACACGTAATGAAACTTGAgcacattattaaaatttttgagcAAAATGAAGGCCTTTGAATATAACCAAGGCCAAATGTGATCATATACACCAGGATGAGGGGATATCATAAACTTTAAAGTAGCAATGCCCTATATCTGTACATCTCAAAGAGCGTTCTACAACTGGAAGTCTTGGTAAAAAAGATTAGAGGAAATCTGGATTTTCAAGAATTTCAGACCAAAGAGTTCTCCTAGTTCACAAAAgaagctgaggtccagagaaTTACCTCAAGTCACAGTGCAAGTTAATATCAAAACTGGGATTAAAATTCATGTGTTCAAACTCCCAGTGACCCGGGGAGAACGGTTCAGATGAAGCAAGGGGAGAAGCCaggttttgcaacaaagggcaggtagtctgaacatcaaaagactaTTACTAATTAAAGAACACCAGGTAATCCAAATTAAAGAATTAAGCTCTTTTCTATTTATGTGAAGATAcaagagtctggactcactgaaatcattcctttgatatgcaccacAGGTGTCTAAAGCAGCATCCTGTTTTCATCCTGAGCTTCCTCAAGGCTCActatagggagtggctgcagtctgatggctgatGACCGCTAGATGGGagatattctttccttcctgagttccctcagggctcactacCTGTGAAGGCAGCAATTGCTAAGGACTGTGACATCCTTATTTACTCATACAgcatgaaatattccatttctcagagaTTATGGGCACTCAAGTTGCAGCTGAAGGGGTGTTTGGTCTCAGAAGATCAGCTGGAGTCAGGCCACCAACTGGCCATGAACATCAGTATTCCCCgaatgtaaaatggagacaagaaAAAACACTACTCCACACTAAGTGGCTGGGAGGACCAAACATGCAAGAAGATAGTCATTCACTATCCCAGCCCCGCCTCCTCACCTTCTGCACCTGCTCTGCGAGCGCCACGAGGTCTAAAGGGTCCCCGGCCCGGTGGGTGTGGTAGGGGCTCACCAGGGCCAGGCCGCCGGGGTTCGGGATGA
This portion of the Cervus canadensis isolate Bull #8, Minnesota chromosome 2, ASM1932006v1, whole genome shotgun sequence genome encodes:
- the C2H1orf50 gene encoding uncharacterized protein C1orf50 homolog isoform X1, producing the protein MEDAATPGGTQGVTENQGVLSAAGRGGALVELIPNPGGLALVSPYHTHRAGDPLDLVALAEQVQKANEFIRANATNKLTVIAEQIEHLQEQARKVLEDARRDADLHHVACNIVKKPGNIYYLYKRESGQQYFSIISPEEWGMSRPHDFLGAYKLQHDLSWTPYEDIEKQDAKISVVNKLLNQPVALPPSTEPSFQEFRSTESGL
- the C2H1orf50 gene encoding uncharacterized protein C1orf50 homolog isoform X2, encoding MEDAATPGGTQGVTENQGVLSAAGALVELIPNPGGLALVSPYHTHRAGDPLDLVALAEQVQKANEFIRANATNKLTVIAEQIEHLQEQARKVLEDARRDADLHHVACNIVKKPGNIYYLYKRESGQQYFSIISPEEWGMSRPHDFLGAYKLQHDLSWTPYEDIEKQDAKISVVNKLLNQPVALPPSTEPSFQEFRSTESGL